A window of Akkermansia muciniphila contains these coding sequences:
- the cas2 gene encoding CRISPR-associated endonuclease Cas2, translating to MYILITYDVSTEDKAGQRRLRQVARACENIGQRVQNSVFECELSPAQLVDIRSKLLKIIDNESDSLRIYHMGSNWHHKIEQLGKEKSYDISGPLII from the coding sequence ATGTACATTCTCATTACTTATGACGTCTCCACGGAGGATAAGGCAGGGCAGCGCCGCTTGCGCCAGGTTGCCCGCGCCTGTGAAAATATCGGGCAGAGGGTGCAGAATTCCGTATTTGAATGTGAGCTGTCTCCGGCCCAATTGGTTGACATCAGAAGCAAGCTGCTTAAAATTATTGATAACGAAAGCGACAGCCTGAGGATTTATCACATGGGTTCCAATTGGCATCATAAAATAGAACAATTGGGGAAGGAAAAAAGCTATGATATTTCCGGCCCCTTGATTATTTAA
- the cas1c gene encoding type I-C CRISPR-associated endonuclease Cas1c, translated as MKKHLNTLFVTLEGCWLSKDGDTVKVNSEGQCLLRVPLHNLEGIVTLGWDIGVSPYLMGACAERGVTLSFCNPYGKFLAGVQGFMKGNILLRREQYRWADDETRWVGVAREMIAAKIANCRSLLLRAQRTYGKDLSEAVDRLAAFCRMARVCESGDTLRGIEGSAAETYFSCLSHCQRTEDPELVFEGRNRRPPRDCFNALLSFLYSLLCHDARSALESSGIDAAAGFLHRDRPGRPGMALDLMEEFRAPLADRLALTLINRRQITADDFDKEESGAVFLKEDSRKKVLNAWQERKKTVLVHPFLQEKTTLGLLIHIQALLMARHLRDDLDCYPPFISK; from the coding sequence ATGAAGAAGCATTTAAATACCTTGTTTGTTACACTGGAGGGATGCTGGCTGTCCAAGGACGGCGATACCGTGAAAGTGAATTCTGAAGGCCAGTGCCTGTTGCGGGTACCTCTGCATAATTTGGAGGGCATCGTGACGCTGGGGTGGGACATAGGAGTTTCCCCTTATTTGATGGGGGCCTGTGCTGAACGCGGCGTCACCCTTTCCTTCTGTAATCCTTATGGAAAATTCCTGGCCGGCGTGCAAGGCTTCATGAAGGGAAATATCCTGCTGCGCCGGGAGCAGTACCGCTGGGCTGATGATGAGACAAGGTGGGTTGGCGTGGCACGGGAAATGATTGCAGCCAAGATTGCGAACTGCCGCAGTCTGCTTTTAAGGGCGCAGAGAACATACGGGAAGGATTTGTCAGAGGCGGTGGACCGTCTGGCGGCCTTTTGCCGCATGGCTCGCGTCTGCGAATCCGGCGACACCCTGCGGGGGATTGAAGGCTCTGCGGCAGAAACATATTTTTCCTGCCTTTCCCATTGCCAGAGGACGGAAGATCCGGAGCTGGTGTTTGAAGGCCGCAACAGGCGCCCTCCCAGGGATTGTTTTAATGCCCTGCTATCTTTTCTGTACAGTTTGTTGTGCCATGATGCCCGGTCCGCCCTGGAAAGCTCCGGCATTGATGCCGCCGCCGGCTTTTTGCACCGTGACCGTCCGGGGCGTCCCGGTATGGCCCTTGATCTGATGGAGGAGTTCCGGGCTCCTCTGGCTGATCGCCTGGCGCTTACCCTGATTAACCGCAGGCAGATTACCGCAGATGATTTTGACAAGGAAGAGTCCGGAGCCGTTTTCCTGAAGGAAGACTCCCGTAAGAAAGTATTGAACGCCTGGCAGGAACGGAAGAAGACCGTTCTGGTCCATCCTTTCCTTCAGGAAAAGACCACACTGGGATTGCTGATTCATATTCAGGCTCTTTTAATGGCACGCCACCTGCGTGATGATTTGGATTGCTATCCTCCCTTTATCAGTAAGTAA
- the cas4 gene encoding CRISPR-associated protein Cas4 → MSTRLSYSVPLAALQHYLYCPRQCALIHLECAWEENQFTAEGNVFHERADSGITENRGLKKVLRSLHVSSGQWGIHGIADVVEAVYNKKGGEVVSMTPVEYKVGKPKPHRADEVQVCAQALCLEEMFSVVITSGFLFYGKTQRRLEVLFDEELRSLTAQVICDARKVLTGVVTPLPHYSRGCKSCSLVNDCLPAVCREHRQTMKARVDDVFEDSLSASEADDL, encoded by the coding sequence ATGAGTACTCGTCTCTCATATTCCGTACCCTTGGCGGCATTGCAGCATTACCTGTATTGTCCCAGGCAGTGCGCTCTGATTCATCTGGAATGCGCATGGGAGGAGAACCAGTTCACGGCAGAGGGGAATGTATTTCATGAACGGGCCGATTCGGGAATAACGGAAAACCGTGGATTGAAAAAAGTGCTGCGCTCTCTGCACGTTTCTTCCGGACAGTGGGGTATTCACGGTATTGCGGATGTGGTGGAAGCCGTTTATAATAAAAAGGGCGGTGAGGTAGTGTCCATGACTCCCGTGGAGTACAAGGTGGGCAAGCCCAAGCCGCACCGTGCGGATGAAGTGCAGGTGTGCGCCCAGGCACTGTGTCTGGAGGAGATGTTCAGCGTAGTAATTACTTCCGGCTTTCTATTTTACGGAAAAACCCAGAGAAGGCTTGAAGTGTTATTTGACGAGGAATTGCGTTCCCTGACGGCCCAGGTTATCTGTGATGCCAGAAAAGTACTGACGGGCGTGGTTACGCCGCTGCCCCATTATTCCAGGGGCTGCAAGTCCTGTTCCCTGGTCAATGACTGCCTGCCTGCCGTGTGCCGGGAACACAGGCAGACCATGAAGGCCCGGGTGGATGATGTGTTTGAAGACAGCCTTAGCGCAAGTGAAGCTGATGATTTATGA
- the cas3 gene encoding CRISPR-associated helicase Cas3' encodes MNNEKFHIAHRKWLDNETSVDEPLYTFPNDKTDVPGHLNMVQYYVGQLTKELPESIREAWLQWAEAAALWHDLGKFSEEFQRHICLSSSSSETVEQHSGKKVDHSTAGAKHASTHWGTSKIPYGDMLAYVIAGHHAGLPNGADLFLERFYKDIPEWESYAPAEVCSFIEPSPPLLWHKKSQTSNRNFGFGVAMQIRMLFSFLTDSDFLGTEHFMSREKRSMRPSWPEDILEQMSRRVETHLSNMEDAPDPAPIQHLRHRIHHQCFTRAQVPQGIYQLNVPTGGGKTLSSLSFALAHARHRHMRRVIYVIPFTSIIDQTSRTFREVMAPLEEQFGMECVLEHHSNLAADKDTERVRLMSENWDAPLIVTTSVQFFESLFSNKPSTCRKLHSIANSVIIFDEAQSLPSHLLAPCLEAMKTLEKDYDCTLVLCTATQPALALKEEFPIGWPAEELTSLLGTDFERQLELSMQRVTIQHLGKMDQCSLIKHWKTLPDESALFIVNTTKEAQYLFDTFSSQTSTHILHLSARMYPSHREKVIKTVKRELEQGKNLILIATRVIEAGIDISFPVVYRACAGIDSIAQAAGRCNRHGEREGKGLVFIYESTDFPIPGILDDLRAAASATREVLAKVPDADLLAPEISNLFFRTYYNNRKDQTNHWDSKNIMEMTLCTPIPEKVFKSFKFKDIDKSFKMIPDTSRSIMVAIEEEACNIRKRLKILDSQGLYPDKNLRRKIQRYSVQVYDNEWPVLQDHGIDSYIDDTIHVLQPSQDVYDEHKGILSLRQSDPAYIGFIC; translated from the coding sequence ATGAATAATGAGAAATTTCATATTGCCCACCGTAAATGGTTGGACAATGAAACGTCTGTAGACGAGCCTCTTTACACATTTCCAAATGATAAGACAGATGTCCCAGGACATCTGAACATGGTACAGTATTATGTGGGTCAATTGACCAAGGAGTTACCTGAGTCCATACGTGAAGCATGGCTCCAATGGGCTGAAGCCGCCGCACTCTGGCACGATCTGGGAAAGTTTTCCGAGGAATTCCAACGGCATATATGCCTTTCTTCGTCTTCTTCAGAAACTGTGGAACAACATTCTGGCAAAAAAGTAGACCACTCCACTGCCGGAGCAAAACACGCCAGCACCCATTGGGGCACCTCCAAAATACCCTATGGAGATATGCTGGCTTACGTCATTGCAGGCCATCATGCAGGACTTCCCAACGGCGCCGACCTTTTCCTTGAACGGTTTTACAAGGATATCCCCGAGTGGGAATCCTACGCTCCTGCCGAAGTATGTTCCTTCATAGAGCCTTCGCCTCCGCTTCTCTGGCACAAAAAATCGCAAACCTCAAACCGCAATTTCGGATTTGGTGTAGCCATGCAAATACGCATGCTTTTCTCCTTTCTGACCGACAGTGATTTTCTGGGAACTGAACACTTCATGTCCCGGGAGAAACGAAGCATGAGACCATCCTGGCCCGAAGATATCCTGGAACAAATGAGCCGCAGGGTTGAAACACATTTGAGCAATATGGAGGATGCTCCGGATCCTGCTCCTATTCAACATCTGCGGCACAGGATACATCATCAATGTTTCACCCGGGCGCAGGTTCCTCAGGGAATCTACCAACTCAATGTTCCTACGGGCGGGGGGAAAACCCTTTCTTCCCTCAGTTTTGCGCTTGCCCATGCCAGACACCGCCACATGAGACGCGTAATCTACGTGATCCCCTTTACGAGCATTATTGACCAGACATCGCGCACCTTTAGAGAGGTCATGGCTCCCTTGGAAGAACAATTCGGAATGGAATGCGTATTGGAACATCACTCCAATCTAGCGGCGGATAAAGACACGGAGAGAGTCAGGCTGATGTCGGAAAACTGGGATGCACCCTTGATTGTTACCACCAGTGTCCAATTTTTCGAATCCCTGTTTTCCAACAAGCCGTCCACTTGCAGAAAACTGCATAGCATCGCCAATTCCGTTATTATTTTTGATGAAGCCCAAAGCCTGCCTTCACACTTGCTGGCACCGTGCCTGGAAGCCATGAAAACCCTTGAAAAGGATTATGACTGTACCCTGGTACTTTGCACGGCAACCCAGCCAGCTCTTGCTCTCAAGGAGGAATTTCCCATTGGCTGGCCTGCCGAAGAATTAACCAGCCTGCTTGGGACCGACTTCGAACGCCAGCTGGAGCTCTCCATGCAGCGTGTAACCATACAGCACCTGGGAAAGATGGATCAGTGCTCTCTTATCAAACATTGGAAAACGCTCCCGGATGAATCCGCCTTGTTTATTGTCAACACTACCAAGGAAGCCCAATACCTGTTTGACACCTTTTCCTCCCAGACCTCCACACATATTCTCCACCTTTCCGCCAGAATGTACCCCAGCCACCGGGAGAAGGTCATTAAAACCGTCAAGAGGGAGCTGGAGCAGGGAAAAAATCTTATTCTTATTGCTACCAGGGTTATTGAAGCGGGTATAGATATTTCCTTCCCCGTAGTTTACAGAGCCTGTGCCGGAATTGATTCCATCGCCCAGGCGGCCGGCCGCTGCAACCGCCATGGCGAGAGGGAGGGAAAAGGTCTCGTTTTCATTTATGAATCCACGGATTTTCCTATTCCTGGAATCCTGGACGACCTCCGGGCAGCTGCTTCCGCCACCCGGGAGGTCCTGGCCAAAGTCCCGGATGCAGACCTTCTTGCTCCTGAAATTTCCAATCTGTTTTTCAGGACCTATTACAATAACCGTAAAGACCAGACAAACCATTGGGACAGCAAGAATATTATGGAAATGACCTTATGCACCCCCATCCCGGAAAAAGTATTCAAGTCTTTTAAATTCAAAGATATTGATAAAAGTTTCAAAATGATTCCTGATACATCCCGCTCAATAATGGTCGCCATAGAAGAGGAAGCGTGTAACATCCGGAAACGCCTGAAGATTCTGGATTCCCAGGGACTCTACCCGGACAAAAACCTGCGGCGTAAAATTCAGCGGTACAGCGTACAAGTATATGATAACGAATGGCCTGTTTTACAAGATCATGGCATCGACTCATACATTGACGATACCATTCACGTTCTTCAGCCCTCCCAGGATGTTTACGATGAGCACAAAGGGATTTTATCCTTGCGGCAAAGCGATCCAGCGTATATAGGTTTTATCTGTTAG
- the cas5c gene encoding type I-C CRISPR-associated protein Cas5c, whose amino-acid sequence MTETGIFLHVWGEWACFTRPELKAERYSYEVMTPSAAIGILSAIYWKPEIRWHIDKIHVLKPIKLVSIRRNEVSAKATAPKSDVIKNGGEARLGLLVEDTRQQRSSTILQDVDYLIEAHFSVLKAQGNINDQAKHHEMFKRRAMKGQAFYQPYFGTREFPVSFEWWNQQTPPPSSLPPDQQNRNLGMMLHEIEFVPDRKGKIISSHDGKKLSAVPHFFPAELNSGILHVPPLNRTNS is encoded by the coding sequence ATGACTGAGACTGGAATTTTTCTACATGTTTGGGGAGAATGGGCCTGTTTTACAAGACCGGAATTAAAGGCAGAGAGGTACTCCTATGAAGTCATGACCCCGTCCGCAGCCATAGGAATTTTAAGCGCCATTTATTGGAAACCTGAAATTCGCTGGCACATTGATAAAATTCATGTGCTAAAACCGATCAAGCTTGTTTCCATCCGGAGAAACGAAGTTTCGGCCAAAGCAACGGCGCCTAAATCCGATGTCATCAAAAATGGAGGGGAAGCCCGCCTGGGACTTCTGGTTGAAGATACCCGCCAGCAACGTTCCTCCACCATCCTTCAAGATGTAGATTACCTCATCGAAGCTCATTTTTCCGTCCTTAAGGCACAGGGAAACATCAATGACCAGGCAAAGCATCATGAAATGTTCAAACGCAGGGCCATGAAGGGGCAGGCATTCTATCAACCTTATTTTGGAACAAGGGAATTTCCCGTTTCTTTCGAATGGTGGAATCAGCAAACGCCTCCGCCTTCTTCATTGCCTCCGGACCAACAAAACCGGAATCTGGGCATGATGCTGCATGAAATAGAATTCGTGCCTGACAGAAAAGGAAAAATCATCAGCTCCCATGATGGGAAGAAGCTTTCTGCGGTGCCCCATTTCTTTCCGGCTGAACTGAACTCCGGCATCCTTCATGTTCCACCCCTGAACCGTACCAATTCCTGA
- the cas8c gene encoding type I-C CRISPR-associated protein Cas8c/Csd1: MIIPALSKLYDRLSQDPDVTAKGDLPTIGKSRQKISFRIILKPDGTLVGMDDIRAMDAPEGKKAAKLHSIPILVLGSSKPSGSGLNPCFLWDNCGYLLGYKGETEEKERKRIREAFSSFRDKHLSVESSVNHPHFSAVCRFLEQWDPGQTPSHLASPDLWISNGIFRIAGEMKHVHETPEIQDWWFHGGEEQWQGSKKEKEKGICLVSGKEEPLALLHEPAIKGVLGAQVSGAKIVSFNCSSFTSYGKDQSLNAPVGENTAFAYCNALNYLLSHSQYNTRIGDASVVFWADAPKETMDMEAFLFGAVTTGKTLPPAMDHAAVDQLSKITGLLRNGELSKGKLDHADVPFFILGISPNASRLSIRFWYQSTFGELMENIQTHYRDISLARQWTEKNSNYPDPELPKPFDILKETVRDMKELPSLYSGVLMKSILFHLPYPDIIAQAIIRRIRIDKKVNYIRCSLLKGWLYRKTNNHDLTTMQTINPDNHNIGYLLGRLFAVYVKTQEDALGKDLNRTVRDSYFSSMCAHPRSVYSTVNKLYQYHLKQLVKQKHGEGTKINREKLVQEIKSHIPDNVPAHMGLEQQAYFDLGFYHQMNDFFTEKEISQTTKTQTTDNNEQN, from the coding sequence ATGATCATTCCGGCATTAAGCAAGCTTTACGACAGACTGTCCCAGGATCCGGACGTCACGGCGAAAGGGGATTTACCTACCATCGGGAAAAGCCGCCAGAAAATTTCTTTCCGTATTATTCTGAAACCTGACGGAACCCTTGTAGGTATGGATGACATCCGGGCCATGGACGCCCCGGAGGGGAAAAAGGCGGCAAAACTTCATTCCATTCCTATTTTGGTCCTGGGCTCCAGCAAACCTTCCGGTTCAGGCTTGAACCCCTGTTTCCTATGGGATAACTGCGGGTACCTGCTGGGCTACAAGGGAGAAACAGAGGAAAAAGAGCGGAAGCGCATCCGGGAGGCATTTTCCAGTTTCAGAGACAAGCATCTTTCCGTGGAAAGCTCCGTCAACCATCCCCATTTCTCTGCGGTATGCCGTTTTCTGGAGCAATGGGATCCCGGCCAAACACCTTCCCATCTGGCATCTCCCGATTTGTGGATATCCAATGGCATTTTCCGTATTGCGGGAGAAATGAAACATGTTCATGAAACTCCGGAAATTCAGGACTGGTGGTTCCATGGAGGCGAGGAGCAATGGCAGGGCAGCAAAAAGGAAAAGGAGAAAGGGATTTGTCTTGTTTCCGGAAAGGAAGAACCGCTGGCCCTTTTACATGAACCCGCCATTAAAGGGGTTCTGGGAGCTCAGGTTTCAGGGGCCAAGATAGTATCATTCAACTGCTCCTCTTTCACATCATACGGCAAAGACCAGAGCCTCAACGCTCCCGTAGGTGAAAACACCGCCTTTGCGTATTGCAATGCCCTCAATTACCTGCTCTCCCATTCCCAATATAACACGCGCATAGGAGATGCCAGCGTGGTCTTCTGGGCAGACGCCCCCAAGGAAACCATGGACATGGAGGCCTTCCTCTTTGGCGCTGTAACGACAGGCAAAACGTTGCCTCCTGCCATGGATCACGCAGCAGTGGATCAACTCTCCAAGATCACAGGGTTACTGCGGAACGGGGAGCTTTCCAAAGGCAAACTGGACCATGCAGACGTACCCTTCTTCATCCTGGGAATTTCACCGAATGCCTCCCGCCTTTCCATCCGTTTCTGGTATCAATCGACCTTTGGAGAATTAATGGAAAATATCCAGACCCATTACCGGGATATCTCGCTTGCCCGTCAATGGACGGAAAAAAACAGTAACTATCCTGATCCGGAATTGCCAAAGCCCTTTGATATTTTAAAAGAAACCGTCCGGGACATGAAAGAGCTTCCTTCCCTGTACAGTGGGGTTCTGATGAAGTCCATTCTCTTCCATTTACCCTATCCGGACATCATTGCCCAAGCTATTATCAGGCGCATTAGAATTGACAAAAAAGTCAACTACATCCGTTGTTCCCTGCTCAAGGGATGGCTTTACAGAAAAACCAACAACCATGATCTTACGACCATGCAAACAATCAATCCAGACAATCACAACATCGGTTACCTGCTGGGCAGGCTCTTTGCCGTCTATGTAAAAACCCAGGAAGACGCCTTAGGGAAGGACCTCAACCGTACCGTCCGTGACTCCTATTTCTCCAGTATGTGCGCACACCCCCGCTCCGTCTATTCCACTGTTAATAAACTATACCAGTATCATTTAAAACAGCTTGTCAAGCAAAAGCATGGAGAAGGAACTAAAATTAACAGAGAAAAGTTGGTTCAGGAAATCAAATCCCACATTCCGGACAATGTTCCGGCCCATATGGGACTGGAACAACAAGCTTATTTCGACCTGGGTTTTTATCATCAAATGAACG